One genomic region from Drosophila subpulchrella strain 33 F10 #4 breed RU33 chromosome 2R, RU_Dsub_v1.1 Primary Assembly, whole genome shotgun sequence encodes:
- the LOC119552009 gene encoding cytochrome P450 9c1, with the protein MVFVELLIFVAFIGLLLYKWSVNGFGYFLKRGVAHEKPIPLLGNIPWSVLMGNDSFVRHSIEMHLRLKRHRVYGVYHLRDHLYYLADPELIRQVGIKSFDTFANHRKGISDGRNDKSIISKSLLSLRDRRWKQMRSTLTPTFTSLKIRQMFELIHYCNVEAVDYLQRQLDEGSSELELKDFFTRYTNDVIATAAFGIQVNSFKDPNNEFFTFGQRISEFNFWGGLKVMLYILMPKLMKALRVPVMDMNNVDFFKKLVFDAMKYRKEQSIVRPDMIHLLMEAQRQFKTDQEGSKESGVQEERAEFNDEDLLAQCLLFFSAGFETVSTCLSFTSYELLMNPQVQDKLYAEIMAVKEELGDKPLDYDTLMGMKYLDCVVSESLRKWPPAFVLDRMCATDYQLKDEEGQLVIELRKDDLVHIPIMALHHDPDNFPQPGEFRPERFDEEHKHEIRQFTYLPFGVGQRSCIGNRMALMEVKSLIFQLLLRYRLKPTDRTSPDMMASIAGFRLMPRELFWCKLESRGTA; encoded by the exons ATGGTTTTCGTGGAGTTGCTGATATTCGTGGCCTTCATCGGTTTGCTGCTGTACAAATGGTCTGTCAATGGCTTCGGTTACTTCTTGAaaaggggcgtggcacatGAGAAGCCCATTCCTCTGCTGGGTAATATTCCCTGGTCGGTGCTGATGGGCAATGATTCGTTTGTAAGGCACAG CATTGAAATGCATTTACGGCTGAAGCGTCACAGGGTCTATGGAGTCTACCACCTGCGTGATCATCTGTACTATCTGGCCGATCCGGAACTCATTCGTCAGGTGGGCATCAAGAGTTTCGATACCTTTGCTAATCACCGCAAGGGTATCAGTGATGGACGCAATGACAAAAGCATTATTTCCAAGAGTTTGCTCAGTCTGCGAGATCGTCGCTGGAAACAGATGCGTAGCACTTTGACGCCCACCTTTACGAGTCTCAAGATCCGACAGATGTTCGAGCTGATCCACTATTGCAATGTGGAGGCAGTGGACTACCTGCAGCGCCAGCTGGATGAGGGCAGTTCGGAACTGGAACTGAAGGACTTCTTCACGCGCTACACCAATGACGTGATAGCCACGGCTGCCTTTGGCATCCAGGTGAACTCTTTCAAGGATCCCAACAACGAGTTCTTCACCTTTGGACAGCGCATTTCTGAGTTCAATTTCTGGGGCGGACTCAAAGTTATGCTGTACATTCTGATGCCCAAGTTAATGAAG GCCCTGCGAGTCCCAGTGATGGACATGAACAACGTGGACTTCTTTAAGAAACTGGTTTTCGATGCTATGAAGTATCGCAAGGAGCAGAGCATTGTGCGACCCGATATGATCCACCTGCTGATGGAGGCCCAGCGACAATTCAAGACGGACCAAGAGGGTTCCAAGGAAAGTGGAGTCCAGGAGGAGCGAGCCGAGTTCAACGACGAGGACCTGCTGGCCCAGTGCCTTTTGTTCTTCTCGGCGGGATTCGAAACGGTGTCCACCTGCCTGAGCTTCACCAGCTACGAGTTGCTGATGAATCCCCAGGTGCAGGATAAGCTGTATGCGGAGATCATGGCCGTGAAAGAGGAGCTGGGCGATAAACCACTTGACTACGACACCCTGATGGGCATGAAGTACCTGGACTGCGTGGTCTCCGAGTCGCTAAGGAAGTGGCCACCGGCCTTTGTCCTGGACAGGATGTGCGCGACTGACTACCAGCTGAAGGACGAGGAGGGCCAGTTGGTGATTGAGCTGCGCAAGGACGACCTGGTTCACATTCCCATAATGGCGCTGCACCACGATCCTGATAACTTCCCGCAGCCCGGAGAATTCCGACCCGAGCGCTTCGACGAGGAGCACAAGCACGAGATCCGGCAATTCACCTACTTGCCCTTTGGTGTGGGTCAGCGCAGCTGCATTGGCAACCGCATGGCCCTCATGGAGGTCAAGTCCCTGATCTTTCAGTTGCTCCTGCGCTACCGCCTGAAGCCCACGGATCGCACTTCGCCGGACATGATGGCCAGCATAGCCGGCTTTCGACTGATGCCGCGGGAATTGTTCTGGTGCAAGCTGGAGTCCAGAGGAACCGCTTAA